The Meriones unguiculatus strain TT.TT164.6M chromosome 9, Bangor_MerUng_6.1, whole genome shotgun sequence genome window below encodes:
- the Dydc2 gene encoding DPY30 domain-containing protein 2 isoform X1, with protein MPVIPALREAEVWNMDSAYLKECFGNSLTQALTEVARVRPNDPIEYLAYWLYHYRDVTKAKEKKRQEELQLKEEHDRSLEEAKMTEELKKEQYQIQQMCEKCHQELPPKAISSFKAPDLQEDTAPLEEETMRQASQPGVSGVIVKMPQRALPS; from the exons atgcctgtaatcccagctctgagggaggcagag GTTTGGAACATGGATTCTGCCTACCTGAAGGAGTGCTTTGGAAACAGCCTGACCCAGGCACTGACAGAGGTGGCAAGAGTGCGGCCCAATGACCCAATAGAATACCTGGCATACTGGCTTTACCATTACAGAGATGTAACTAAAGCTAAAGAAAAG aaaaggCAAGAGGAGCTACAGCTTAAGGAGGAGCATGACAGAAGTCTCGAGGAAGCAAAAATGACGGAAGAGCTGAAAAAAGAGCAATATCAGATTCAACAGATGTGTGAAAAGTGTCACCAG gAACTTCCCCCCAAAGCTATTTCCTCATTCAAGGCCCCCGACCTGCAGGAAGACACAGCACCCCTTGAGGAGGAGACTATGAGACAGGCATCTCAACCAGGTGTCTCGGGTGTGATTGTGAAAATGCCTCAACGGGCTCTtccctcctga
- the Dydc2 gene encoding DPY30 domain-containing protein 2 isoform X2, with translation MDSAYLKECFGNSLTQALTEVARVRPNDPIEYLAYWLYHYRDVTKAKEKKRQEELQLKEEHDRSLEEAKMTEELKKEQYQIQQMCEKCHQELPPKAISSFKAPDLQEDTAPLEEETMRQASQPGVSGVIVKMPQRALPS, from the exons ATGGATTCTGCCTACCTGAAGGAGTGCTTTGGAAACAGCCTGACCCAGGCACTGACAGAGGTGGCAAGAGTGCGGCCCAATGACCCAATAGAATACCTGGCATACTGGCTTTACCATTACAGAGATGTAACTAAAGCTAAAGAAAAG aaaaggCAAGAGGAGCTACAGCTTAAGGAGGAGCATGACAGAAGTCTCGAGGAAGCAAAAATGACGGAAGAGCTGAAAAAAGAGCAATATCAGATTCAACAGATGTGTGAAAAGTGTCACCAG gAACTTCCCCCCAAAGCTATTTCCTCATTCAAGGCCCCCGACCTGCAGGAAGACACAGCACCCCTTGAGGAGGAGACTATGAGACAGGCATCTCAACCAGGTGTCTCGGGTGTGATTGTGAAAATGCCTCAACGGGCTCTtccctcctga